A region of Salvia splendens isolate huo1 chromosome 17, SspV2, whole genome shotgun sequence DNA encodes the following proteins:
- the LOC121773498 gene encoding protein gamma response 1-like isoform X1 — MVAMIQETKDKMQETKVSLQETDDRISQIEYIFWCQLFPKFQLDTHSLEMKYSEAREAAEDAYKEKEKDLLLQIEKLQKENQTKSSLILQKENQLNEYEEKTDKLNRKLEEKKSKSNELLLELGEKTEEVEKGKELQGNLLKKIETLAAEIMDNEQVFNNKEKENRLLASKVTCLVNRADELQKELGLKTAELDKVRKVQDQLVRQNDSSNLEIVKRGQALEGLQMEKKRLLDKQKGLEDGVDKVQQRLSKRAMETSEGMELHAKLLQQVEARDSEMRSEKRKMRDANVARKNLKSRNSCLLKKFNISEETMPPLEGENEVMRHNKTAVPSYVGEQEVLEDKKEAVLVQRTGPASLTKHPRSSKPCPVLQLG; from the exons ATGGTTGCTATGATACAGGAAACTAAAGATAAGATGCAGGAAACCAAAGTTAGTTTACAGGAAACTGATGATAGAATTTCTCAGATAGAATACATCTTCTGGTGTCAACTGTTTCCCAAGTTTCAACTGGATACTCATAGTCTTGAGATGAAATATTCGGAAGCGAGGGAAGCTGCAGAAGATGCAtacaaagaaaaggaaaaagaccTGCTACTCCAGATTGAGAAGCTTCAGAAAGAAAATCAAACGAAATCCTCTTTGATTCTGCAGAAAGAAAACCAATTGAATGAGTATGAAGAGAAAACAGATAAACTCAACCGCAAACTTGAAGAAAAGAAGAGTAAAAGTAATGAGCTGCTGTTGGAACTCGGAGAGAAGACCGAAGAAGTTGAAAAGGGGAAGGAATTGCAAGGAAATTTGCTTAAGAAGATTGAAACTCTAGCTGCAGAAATAATGGATAATGAACAAGTATTTAATAACAAAGAGAAGGAGAATAGGCTTCTTGCATCAAAAGTAACGTGTTTGGTTAATCGTGCTGATGAGTTGCAAAAGGAACTTGGACTAAAGACTGCTGAACTCGATAAGGTTAGAAAAGTGCAAGATCAGTTAGTCCGGCAAAATGATTCTTCTAATCTTGAAATAGTCAAGAGAGGGCAAGCGTTGGAAGGGCTTCAGATGGAGAAGAAAAGGCTTCTGGATAAACAGAAAGGCTTAGAAGACGGAGTTGATAAGGTTCAGCAACGTCTCTCCAAGAGAGCAATGGAGACTTCTGAAGGGATGGAGCTGCATGCGAAGTTGTTGCAACAGGTTGAAGCAAGAGATTCTGAAATGCGTTCTGAAAAGAGGAAAATGAGAGATGCTAATGTTGCACGTAAGAATCTGAAGTCTCGGAACAGTTGTCTCCTCAAAAAATTTAACATTAGTGAAGAAACTATGCCTCCTCTTGAAGGTGAAAATGAAGTAATGCGACACAATAAGACGGCAGTCCCATCATATG TGGGTGAGCAAGAAGTGTTAGAGGACAAAAAGGAGGCTGTACTGGTTCAGAGGACCGGTCCTGCCTCGCTTACAAAACACCCGCGTAGTTCAAAACCCTGTCCTGTCCTTCAGCTGGGATGA
- the LOC121773498 gene encoding protein gamma response 1-like isoform X2, protein MQETKVSLQETDDRISQIEYIFWCQLFPKFQLDTHSLEMKYSEAREAAEDAYKEKEKDLLLQIEKLQKENQTKSSLILQKENQLNEYEEKTDKLNRKLEEKKSKSNELLLELGEKTEEVEKGKELQGNLLKKIETLAAEIMDNEQVFNNKEKENRLLASKVTCLVNRADELQKELGLKTAELDKVRKVQDQLVRQNDSSNLEIVKRGQALEGLQMEKKRLLDKQKGLEDGVDKVQQRLSKRAMETSEGMELHAKLLQQVEARDSEMRSEKRKMRDANVARKNLKSRNSCLLKKFNISEETMPPLEGENEVMRHNKTAVPSYVGEQEVLEDKKEAVLVQRTGPASLTKHPRSSKPCPVLQLG, encoded by the exons ATGCAGGAAACCAAAGTTAGTTTACAGGAAACTGATGATAGAATTTCTCAGATAGAATACATCTTCTGGTGTCAACTGTTTCCCAAGTTTCAACTGGATACTCATAGTCTTGAGATGAAATATTCGGAAGCGAGGGAAGCTGCAGAAGATGCAtacaaagaaaaggaaaaagaccTGCTACTCCAGATTGAGAAGCTTCAGAAAGAAAATCAAACGAAATCCTCTTTGATTCTGCAGAAAGAAAACCAATTGAATGAGTATGAAGAGAAAACAGATAAACTCAACCGCAAACTTGAAGAAAAGAAGAGTAAAAGTAATGAGCTGCTGTTGGAACTCGGAGAGAAGACCGAAGAAGTTGAAAAGGGGAAGGAATTGCAAGGAAATTTGCTTAAGAAGATTGAAACTCTAGCTGCAGAAATAATGGATAATGAACAAGTATTTAATAACAAAGAGAAGGAGAATAGGCTTCTTGCATCAAAAGTAACGTGTTTGGTTAATCGTGCTGATGAGTTGCAAAAGGAACTTGGACTAAAGACTGCTGAACTCGATAAGGTTAGAAAAGTGCAAGATCAGTTAGTCCGGCAAAATGATTCTTCTAATCTTGAAATAGTCAAGAGAGGGCAAGCGTTGGAAGGGCTTCAGATGGAGAAGAAAAGGCTTCTGGATAAACAGAAAGGCTTAGAAGACGGAGTTGATAAGGTTCAGCAACGTCTCTCCAAGAGAGCAATGGAGACTTCTGAAGGGATGGAGCTGCATGCGAAGTTGTTGCAACAGGTTGAAGCAAGAGATTCTGAAATGCGTTCTGAAAAGAGGAAAATGAGAGATGCTAATGTTGCACGTAAGAATCTGAAGTCTCGGAACAGTTGTCTCCTCAAAAAATTTAACATTAGTGAAGAAACTATGCCTCCTCTTGAAGGTGAAAATGAAGTAATGCGACACAATAAGACGGCAGTCCCATCATATG TGGGTGAGCAAGAAGTGTTAGAGGACAAAAAGGAGGCTGTACTGGTTCAGAGGACCGGTCCTGCCTCGCTTACAAAACACCCGCGTAGTTCAAAACCCTGTCCTGTCCTTCAGCTGGGATGA
- the LOC121775178 gene encoding DNA damage-repair/toleration protein DRT100-like — protein MTSNVSLAAVAAVLLALTLAANACTPADREALLSFKSALDERYLGIFKSWSGNDCCTNWYGVSCDPESNRVADIVLRGESEDPIFEKAGRSGYMSGTISPSLCRLDRLTTLILADWKDISGPIPPCITSLPNLRILDLIGNKITGQIPSDVGKLRRLTVLNVADNQISGPLPSSIVDLNSLMHLDLSNNRLSGDIPSDIGKLSMMSRALLSRNHLTGSIPASLAGIYRLADLDLSMNQISGSIPAQFGSMPVLSTLNLDGNLLTGPIPASLLSNSGLNIVNLSRNGLEGNLPDVFGPKTYFTAIDLSYNNLRGAIPKSLSSAKYIGHLDLSHNHLCGPIPNGSPFDHLEASSFANNDCLCGMPLRTC, from the coding sequence ATGACGTCGAACGTCTCCCTCGCCGCCGTAGCAGCGGTGCTCCTAGCTCTAACTCTGGCGGCAAACGCCTGCACGCCGGCTGACCGGGAAGCCCTGCTATCCTTCAAATCCGCCCTAGACGAGCGCTATTTAGGCATTTTCAAGTCGTGGTCGGGCAACGACTGCTGCACCAACTGGTACGGCGTCAGCTGCGACCCCGAATCCAACCGCGTCGCCGACATCGTCCTCCGCGGCGAGTCCGAGGATCCTATCTTCGAGAAAGCCGGCCGCTCCGGCTACATGTCCGGCACCATCTCCCCCTCTCTCTGCCGCCTCGACCGCCTCACCACCCTCATCCTCGCCGACTGGAAGGACATCTCCGGCCCCATCCCCCCCTGCATCACCTCCCTCCCCAATTTGCGGATCCTCGACTTAATCGGCAACAAAATCACCGGCCAAATCCCTAGCGACGTCGGCAAACTCCGTCGCCTCACCGTCCTCAACGTCGCCGACAATCAAATCTCCGGTCCTCTCCCCTCCTCAATCGTCGATCTAAACAGCTTAATGCACTTGGATCTCAGCAACAACAGGCTCTCCGGCGATATCCCCTCCGACATCGGCAAATTGTCGATGATGAGCCGCGCTCTCCTCAGCCGGAACCACCTCACCGGTTCGATCCCAGCCTCCCTGGCCGGTATTTATAGACTGGCCGATTTGGATTTGTCAATGAACCAGATCTCCGGTTCGATCCCGGCTCAGTTCGGGTCAATGCCGGTTCTCTCCACTCTAAACTTGGATGGGAATCTATTAACCGGACCGATCCCGGCCAGTTTGCTTTCCAACTCGGGTTTAAACATTGTGAATTTGAGCCGGAACGGTTTGGAGGGAAACCTACCCGATGTGTTTGGCCCGAAAACTTATTTTACCGCCATTGATTTGTCTTACAATAATTTGAGAGGTGCGATTCCGAAATCGTTGTCGTCAGCGAAGTACATCGGCCACTTGGATCTGAGCCACAACCACCTCTGCGGCCCGATTCCGAACGGCTCGCCGTTTGATCATCTAGAAGCTTCCTCCTTTGCCAACAACGATTGTTTGTGTGGAATGCCATTGCGCACTTGTTAA